In the genome of Vespa crabro chromosome 17, iyVesCrab1.2, whole genome shotgun sequence, one region contains:
- the LOC124430016 gene encoding inhibitor of growth protein 5: MTTALYLEHYLDSLEHLPIELQRNFTLMRDLDARAQGLMKEIDKLADDYLMNIKKESTEKKKEQLSHIQSLFNKAKEYGDDKVQLAIQTYELVDKHIRRLDSDLARFEAEIQDKALNNSRAQEESTSTKKGRKKLKEKEKRKKGTAGASSEDESKSARKKQKKGGSVASASSAGAVGSGAQVDSTTLGHPADVLDMPVDPNEPTYCLCHQVSYGEMIGCDNPDCPIEWFHFACVGLTTKPKGKWYCPKCTQDRKKK, from the exons atgacCACGGCGCTTTATCTAGAGCATTATTTGGACA GTTTAGAACATTTACCAATTGaattacaaagaaattttACGTTAATGCGAGATTTGGATGCAAGAGCCCAAGGACttatgaaagagatagataaactGGCAGatgattatttaatgaatataaagaaggagtcaacagaaaaaaagaaagaacagctGTCTCATATTCAgagtttatttaataaagcCAAAGAATATGGCGACGATAAGGTTCAATTAGCGATTCAAACATATGAACTTGTAGATAAGCATATTCGAAGGTTAGATTCTGATCTTGCGAGGTTCGAAGCAGAGATACAGGATAAAGCTTTAAATAATAGCAGAGCCCAAGAAGAGAGTACTTCTActaaaaagggaaggaaaaaattaaaggagaaagaaaaacggaagAAAGGTACAGCAGGAGCTAGTAGCGAGGATGAATCTAAAAGTGctaggaaaaaacaaaagaagg gTGGTTCAGTTGCTTCAGCTTCTTCGGCCGGAGCTGTTGGAAGCGGTGCTCAAGTAGATTCCACCACGCTTGGTCATCCCGCTGATGTTTTGGATATGCCAGTGGATCCTAATGAACCAACTTATTGTTTGTGTCATCAAGTATCGTATGGAGAAATGATAGGCTGTGATAATCCGGAT tGTCCTATCGAATGGTTCCATTTTGCCTGCGTTGGTTTAACCACTAAGCCAAAAGGAAAGTGGTATTGTCCTAAATGTACGCaggataggaaaaagaaatga
- the LOC124430013 gene encoding snRNA-activating protein complex subunit 1, translated as MRFNLSFDKISFLLRSFRFREDCIILIDRFEKVDDIRFKSFSEIWKDLKFSLIFKDKEHVAELMEFCEEILHLTKQYLFSGTFKERICGLYLLYGIYFKMPCFQFKIRITLTEWQMITELHNQIREGEHHDANYILSKLIINNAFKHCLFDQEISFEKCFRKRYYYNNNPYSVLSSIKNMGEKDQIFEKINKLSKTYHQKKCEAIGSNTDTCSLNLFNSNFATEIINDIHTFSRGKGYNKEMCTSASKKDIKEIEGSLQSDKKIKRLQRNLDDAYLTSSSDIGSNVSPLNIIDNNTESIMDEFAE; from the exons ATGCGATTTAACCTATCTTTTGACAAAATATCCTTCTTATTGAGATCTTTTC GGTTCAGGGAagattgtataatattaatcgatcgTTTCGAAAAAGTCGACGATATAAGGTTTAAAAGTTTTTCCGAAATTTggaaagatttaaaatttaGTCTAATCTTTAA AGACAAAGAACATGTTGCAGAATTAATGGAGTTTTGCGAAGAAATATTACATCTAACAAAACAGTATTTGTTTTCCGGTACATTTAAAGAACGTATTTGTGGCTTATACCTCTTGTAtggaatatatttcaaaatgccatgttttcaatttaaaattagaattaCATTAACAGAGTGGCAAATGATTACGGAATTGCACAATCAAATAAGGGAAGGTGAACATCATGATGCGAATTATATATTGAGCAAACTTATCATCAATAATGCTTTTAAACATTGTCTTTTTGACCAagag ATTAGCTTTGAGAAATGctttagaaaaagatattattataacaataatccTTATTCAGTTTTAtcatctattaaaaatatgggCGAGAAAGatcaaatatttgaaaagataaataaattaagcaAAACGTATCACCAAAAGAAATGTGAAGCAATTGGCAGCAATACTGATACTTGcagtttaaatttatttaattccaaCTTTGCTACTgagattataaatgatattcatACATTTAGTAGAGGAAAGGGATATAATAAGGAAATGTGTACAAGTGCAtcgaagaaagatattaaagaaatagaaggatCTTTGCAAAgtgacaagaaaataaaacgact tCAAAGAAATCTAGATGACGCCTATCTCACTTCCTCAAGTGATATTGGAAGTAATGTATCaccattaaatattatcgataacaatactGAAAGTATAATGGATGAATTTGCcgagtaa
- the LOC124430009 gene encoding NADH dehydrogenase [ubiquinone] 1 alpha subcomplex subunit 10, mitochondrial — MTSIFRTCIDKHSLSGLFNRLCKVSKTTNLLQTAHISGKINRVQRPRPPPFPYQEKEYTPFNFLDYTIERYDENSRIIVVEGPIAAGKDKFARELAKKLEMGYMPPPSFDLLYKNAYCSDIRSLNSQMPEELQTCDIETFLTNPKHKCVPAFRVTHYLLKLDAYLESLLHVLSTGEGVVLNRCLYSDFVFMNAMYKAGYMNRRSCHFYQEVLKTTMGYCKRPHLVIYLDVPVNVVKERIQKRCIPYEVNSEVLTTKYLTDIETAYKEDYLPQISNHAYLLMYDWVNGGDIEDIIDDIERIDFNFYDQNSNKLNDWIFLNLSELEDTRQMCSHRNRSLIIAESLVPLYEVPEMYYFGDTKKIVNLQESLPGAEFSEGYNPDMGDKVLWKVKHERSPTIPLVIPYKELIATE, encoded by the exons ATGACATCAATTTTTCGAACGTGCATTGATAAACATTCCTTAAGTGgtttatttaatcgattatgTAAG GTATCAAAAACCACTAATTTACTACAGACAGCACATATTAGTGGAAAAATTAATCGAGTCCAACGACCCCGACCACCACCTTTTCCCTatcaagagaaagaatatactCCCTTCAATTTCTTAGATTACACCATAGAAAGATACGATGAGAACAGTAGAATTATAGTTGTTGAAGGACCTATAGCAGCTGGAAAAGATAAATTTGCCAGGGAATTAGCGAAAAAACTTGAGATGGGATATATGCCACCTCCAtcgtttgatttattatataaaaatgcttATTGCTCTGATATAAGATCTTTAAATTCGCAAATGCCCGAGGAATTACAAACATGCGAtatagaaacatttttaacCAATCCAAAGCATAAATGCGTACCAGCTTTTCGAGTTACTCATTATCTGTTAAAATTAGACGCTTATCTAGAGTCATTGTTACATGTATTATCAACCGGAGAAGGAGTAGTGCTTAATCGTTGTCTATATTCAGATTTTGTATTTATGAATGCTATGTATAAAGCAGGATATATGAATCGTCGATCTTGTCATTTCTACCAAGAAGTTCTAAAAACAACAATGGGTTACTGTAAGAGACCCCATTTGGTTATTTATTTGGACGTTCCAGTCAATGTTGTCAAG GAAAGAATACAGAAAAGATGTATACCTTATGAAGTAAATTCAGAAGTTTTAACGACAAAATATCTCACTGATATAGAAACTGCATATAAAGAAGATTATTTACCACAAATTTCTAATCAtgcatatttattaatgtatgaTTGGGTAAATGGTGGCGATATCGAAGATATCATCGACGATATAGAAAGGATAGATTTTAACTTTTATGATCAAAATTCAAATAAGCTAAACGAttggatatttttaaatctatcTGAATTGGAAGACACAAGACAGATGTGTTCCCATCGAAATAGATCTCTGATCATTGCGGAATCTCTAGTACCACTTTATGAAGTTCctgaaatgtattattttggTGATACAAAAAAGATTGTAAATTTGCAAGAATcg CTTCCTGGTGCAGAATTCTCAGAAGGATATAATCCTGATATGGGTGACAAAGTATTGTGGAAGGTCAAACACGAACGTAGTCCTACTATACCTTTAGTGATACCCTATAAGGAACTTATAGCAACTGAATGA
- the LOC124430200 gene encoding uncharacterized protein LOC124430200: MANPCGEFRKDIQKCVAPAGPQGTTLLPAACSAAPIQSQSAPVTPMRPRSLYTAHSYHAQTEDTNFQRYNEFSKYFETPPADQWSGGITGATTYSSSGAIWRQPRTPKTMATPYYTTEEACLYTENWREHETDASAGGAVATPHGTISLRLRNRIRVDMTVDRAVRVINFKNNIVLSLSCSGAAAALLHPNGRIYQYGSRVEILAHDTHGNNKYAKMWYKGVSFTCEQCALVYLVDAAGTRTTTDSFSDMSQDFSLSVFYSGSRHGSSCLQEAATSLGAAQYWMTDEGVENWIINNVRISQTPDGLVRIARNSNKYQLRTSPSNGTASLTTPFLHCTASLGQTSHLFVRRGERRMHYDGTSFIVRNAGHSAGFDDNDQLKVY, translated from the exons ATGGCGAATCCATGTGGCGAATTCCGTAAGGATATACAGAAATGTGTCGCACCAGCAGGACCACAGGGAACAACTTTATTACCTGCGGCCTGTTCCGCGGCACCGATTCAAAGTCAAAGCGCACCTGTAACGCCAATGCGACCACGATCACTTTATACAGCGCACAGTTATCATGCACAGACCGAGGACACTAATTTTCAA CggtacaatgaattttccaaGTACTTTGAAACACCACCAGCGGATCAATGGAGCGGTGGTATAACGGGTGCAACCACTTATTCGAGTTCAGGGGCGATTTGGAGACAGCCAAGAACTCCTAAAACAATGGCCACTCCGTATTACACGACCGAGGAGGCCTGCCTTTATACAGAAAATTGGAGGGAACACGAGACCGATGCGAGTGCAGGAGGTGCTGTCGCCACGCCACACGGTACCATTTCCCTGAGACTCCGCAATAGGATTCGAGTTGACATGACGGTCGATCGTGCTGTAAGAGTGATCAATTTTAAG AATAATATCGTGCTTTCGTTAAGCTGTTCTGGAGCAGCCGCTGCATTATTACATCCAAATGgaagaatatatcaatatgGATCGCGTGTTGAAATTCTGGCCCACGATACGCATGGGAATAATAA ATACGCGAAGATGTGGTACAAGGGTGTCAGTTTTACCTGCGAACAATGTGCTCTTGTATATTTAGTGGATGCAGCGGGAACTAGAACAACCACTGACTCGTTTTCGGACATGAGTCAA gaCTTTTCGTTGAGTGTTTTTTACTCCGGCTCGCGACATGGATCGTCGTGCCTGCAAGAAGCGGCCACATCTCTCGGAGCTGCTCAATATTGGATGACAGATGAAGGTGTTGAAAATTGGATCATCAATAATGTCAGAATTTCTCAGACTCCGGATGGTCTTGTTAG AATTGCGCGTAATAGCAACAAGTATCAGCTACGAACATCACCTAGCAATGGAACTGCATCCCTAACAACTCCGTTTCTACATTGCACAGCATCGTTGGGTCAAACGTCTCATCTATTTGTGCGTCGGGGAGAGCGCCGGATGCATTACGACGGAACAAGTTTTATTGTGCGCAATGCAGGACACAGTGCTGGATTTGATGACAATGACCAGTTAAAAGTCTATTGA
- the LOC124430011 gene encoding ubiquitin thioesterase OTU1, whose amino-acid sequence MLAQSIVQSSLIKILTRVKTKSGQKVVNGLVPQDKVALLKSKLADVTGISVEALHVLGGFPPKAIDLDNESATIADSGIVSGDTLIVEEKQVINGAQIATEIGRSHIVNDETFINTPGVLMKMVVPADNSCLFTSVGYVLNGKVDRNCSSFMREIIANAVAADTEEYSEAFLGRPNAEYCEWILKPDSWGGAIELSILSKFYGLEIAVIDSINAIINRFGEDQHYAQRVFLIFDGIHYDPLYLEPLDGGSIQTIFPTEDDRMLLEAAELAREVKSSRQYTDIQKFKLMCYDCNVKLNGPGAARQHASETGHKSFGEVPV is encoded by the exons ATGTTGGCTCAGTCCATCGTGCAGagttctttaataaaaatcttgacAAG GGTCAAAACAAAGTCAGGACAAAAGGTTGTAAATGGGCTTGTCCCGCAGGACAAAGTAGCTCTATTAAAATCGAAGCTAGCCGATGTAACAGGTATATCCGTTGAAGCTCTTCATGTCCTTGGTGGTTTTCCGCCTAAGGCGATCGATCTTGATAATGAATCAGCTACAATTGCGGACAGCGGTATAGTCTCTGGTGACACCCTGATCGTCGAAGAGAAACAAGTTATTAACGGCGCTCAAATAGCAACGGAAATTGGCAGATCTCACATTGTAAATGATGAAACCTTCATTAATACTCCAGGTGTACTCATGAAAATGGTTGTGCCGGCAGATAATTCATGTTTATTTACTAGCGTTGGCTACGTTCtgaatg gGAAAGTCGATCGCAATTGCTCAAGTTTTATGAGAGAGATAATAGCAAATGCCGTAGCTGCCGATACTGAGGAATATTCGGAAGCTTTTTTGGGTAGACCTAACGCAGAATATTGCGAATGGATTTTAAAGCCGGATTCTTGGGGAGGAGCAATAGAATTGTCTATATTGTCAAAGTTTTATGGATTAGAGATAGCTGTAATCGATagtatcaatgctattataaatAGGTTTGGAGAAGATCAACATTATGCCCAAAgagtatttcttatatttgatGGAATACATTATGATCCGCTTTATTTGGAACCACTCGAT GGTGGTAGTATCCAAACGATCTTTCCAACCGAAGATGATAGAATGCTATTAGAAGCTGCAGAACTTGCAAGAGAAGTGAAGTCTAGTCGTCAGTATACAGACatacaaaaatttaaattaatgtgTTATGATTGCAATGTCAAATTAAATGGACCAGGTGCAGCACGACAACATGCCAGTGAAACAGGCCACAAAAGCTTTGGAGAAGTGCCTGTGTAA
- the LOC124430018 gene encoding synaptobrevin homolog YKT6: MVKLYALTILYKNPTSAIALKAAYDVESFSFFQKGSIKEFMGFVSKTIVERTQISARQSVKEGEYMCHVYVRADNLAGVLISDHEYPRRVSHTLITKILDEFVAKYAPSTWPTLKEVTTDFPQINVYLAKYQDPNEADSLMKMQNDLDETKIILHNTLKAVLQRGEKLDDLVSKSEGLSAQSKAFYKTARKTNSCCSLAP; this comes from the exons ATGGTCAAGTTATACgcattaacaattttatataaaaatccaACTTCGGCAATCGCTTTGAAGGCTGCTTATGACGTTGAatcattctcattttttcaaaaaggCAGTATAAAGGAATTTATGGGGTTTGTCAGCAAGACTATCGTTGAAAGAACTCAAATAAGTGCTAGGCAGAGTGTGAAAGAAGGAG AATATATGTGCCATGTTTATGTTCGTGCGGATAACTTAGCAGGAGTTCTTATCTCAGACCACGAGTATCCTAGAAGAGTATCTCATACCTTGATAACAAAAATCTTAGATGAGTTTGTAGCAAAATATGCACCTTCGACGTGGCCAACATTGAAGGAGGTTACAACTGATTTTCCtcaaataaatgtttatttggCAAAATATCAGGATCCTAATGAAGCAGATTCACTTATGAAGATGCAAAATGATTTAGATGAAACCAAAATTATCTTG CATAATACACTCAAGGCTGTTCTCCAAAGAGGTGAAAAGCTAGATGATCTTGTTTCAAAATCAGAAGGACTTAGTGCTCAATCAAAAGCATTTTATAAAACGGCAAGGAAAACAAATTCTTGTTGTAGTTTAGccccataa
- the LOC124430005 gene encoding probable ATP-dependent RNA helicase DDX23, whose protein sequence is MAHDKKTVRRSRSRERDRDRERDRERRDRRRSRSRSKERKKDRKRSRSRERSRERDRSRDRDRSRERDRSREKDSDRSRDRRDIKDKGKDDKKRKGSPIFSVEEEAKKEVKNEVKKEEEEAEEKSKSVQKREPLSLEELLAKKKAEEEARAKPKFLTKEERAALALEKRQQEVEAIKKQQEEERKAFFSGGETKERDWDDRERRRDAQRSREEEIKDKDKEKEVEAIKERYLGLIKKKRRVRRLNDRKFVFDWDTSEDTSVDYNSIYKERHQVQFFGRGNLAGIDIKAQKRDQSKFYGELLEKRRTEAEKEQEKMRLKKVKRKEEKQKWDDRHWSEKALNEMTERDWRIFREDYNITIKGGRIPDPIRSWKESGFPKEILDIIDKVGYKDLTPIQRQAIPIGLQNRDIIGVAETGSGKTLAFLIPLLLWITSLPKIERLEEADQGPYSIILAPTRELAQQIEEETNKFGQPLGIRTVVVVGGLSREEQGFRLRMGCEIVIATPGRLIDVLENRYLVLNQCTYIVLDEADRMIDMGFEPDVQKILEYMPVTNLKPDNEDAENEEKLLANYNTKKKYRQTVMFTATMPPAVERLARTYLRRPAVVYIGSVGKPTERTEQIVHIMGEADKRKKLMEILSRGVEPPVIIFVNQKKGADVLARGLEKLGYNACTLHGGKGQEQREYALASLKSGSKDILVATDVAGRGIDIKDVSMVINYDMAKTIEDYTHRIGRTGRAGKAGLAISFCTKDDSHLFYDLKQTILASPISTCPPELLNHPDAQHKPGTVVTKKRREEKIFA, encoded by the exons ATGGCACACGATAAGAAAACCGTCAGACGTAGTAGATCTCGTGAAAGGGATCGCGATCGTGAAAGAGACCGAGAACGACGTGATCGACGCCGTTCCAGAAGCCGAtctaaggaaagaaagaaggatagaaaacgTTCGAGATCAAGAGAACGTTCGCGCGAACGAGATAGATCGCGGGATAGAGATcgttcgagagaaagagatagatctCGTGAGAAAGATAGCGATAGATCCAGGGATAGACGGGATATCAAAGATAAGggaaaagatgataaaaaacGTAAGGGAAGTCCAATATTCTCTGTTGAGGAAGAAGCGAAGAAAGAGGTCAAAAATGAAgttaaaaaggaagaggaagaagctGAGGAGAAATCAAAATCGGTGCAAAAGAGAGAACCGCTTAGCTTGGAAGAGTTACTGGCTAAAAAGAAGGCGGAAGAAGAAGCGCGGGCAAAGCCAAAATTTTTAACTAAGGAAGAACGCGCAGCTTTGGCATTAGAAAAACGCCAACAAGAGGTAGAAGCGATAAAGAAGCAACAGGAAGAAGAACGCAAAGCATTTTTCTCCGGAGGCGAaaccaaagagagagattgggaTGATAGAGAACG ACGTAGAGATGCTCAACGttcgagagaagaagaaataaaggataAGGATAAGGAAAAGGAAGTGGAAGCTATTAAAGAACGTTATCTTGGTcttataaagaagaaacgcCGTGTGAGAAGACTGAACGatagaaaatttgtatttgaCTGGGATACATCGGAGGATACGTCAGTCGATTACAACAGTATATATAAGGAAAGACATCAGGTGCAATTTTTTGGAAGGGGTAATCTCGCTGGTATTGATATTAAGGCTCAGAAACGCGATCAAAGTAAATTTTATGGAGAACTGTTAGAAAAAAGACGTACGGAAGCGGAGAAGGAACAAGAGAA GATGCGAttgaaaaaggtaaaaagaaaagaagaaaagcaaaaatggGACGATCGTCATTGGTCTGAGAAAGCCCTTAACGAAATGACCGAAAGAGATTGGCGTATATTTAGAGaggattataatattacgataaaaggAGGACGTATTCCTGACCCTATTAGGTCATGGAAGGAGTCCGGATttccaaaagaaattttagatattatcgataaagtcGGATATAAGGATCTAACGCCTATTCAAAGACAAGCTATTCCCATAGGTCTCCAAAATCGTGATATTATAGGTGTTGCCGAAACTGGTTCTGGAAAAACATTGGCGTTTTTAATTCCTCTTTTATTATGGATTACTAGTTTACCCAAAATTGAAAGATTAGAAGAAGCCGATCAAGGTCCTTATAGTATAATTTTGGCTCCAACGCG tgAATTAGCACAGCAGATTGAAGAAGAAACTAATAAATTTGGACAACCCTTGGGCATTAGGACGGTTGTAGTAGTGGGTGGTTTATCTAGAGAAGAGCAAGGATTTAGATTACGTATGGGATGTGAG ATTGTCATTGCTACCCCTGGAAGATTGATAGACGTGTtagaaaatcgatatttaGTTTTAAatcaatgtacatatatcgtaTTGGATGAAGCTGACAGAATGATAGACATGGGCTTTGAACCAG atgTACAGAAAATTTTGGAATATATGCCGGTAACAAATTTGAAACCGGACAACGAAGATGccgaaaatgaagaaaaacttTTAGCTAATTacaatacaaagaaaaaataccgACAG ACTGTGATGTTTACAGCTACTATGCCTCCTGCAGTGGAACGTTTGGCAAGAACTTATTTAAGACGCCCTGCTGTAGTCTATATCGGTAGTGTTGGTAAACCTACGGAACGAACTGAACAAATAGTTCACATAATGGGTGAAGCTGATAAACGTAAAAAACTTATGGAAATACTTAGCAGAGGTGTTGAACCACccgttattatattcgttaatcAAAAGAAGGGTGCAGATGTACTTGCAAGAGGATTGGAAAAGCTTGGG tataACGCGTGTACTCTTCATGGTGGTAAAGGGCAGGAGCAAAGAGAATATGCCCTTGCATCTCTTAAGAGTGGAAGTAAAGATATTTTAGTTGCTACTGATGTAGCTGGGCGTGGTATTGACATTAAGGATGTATCTATggttattaattacgatatggCTAAAACTATTGAAg ATTACACACATCGTATTGGTAGAACGGGGCGTGCTGGTAAAGCTGGTCTTGCTATTTCTTTCTGTACAAAAGATGACAGTCATCTATTCTATGATTTGAAACAAACTATTCTTGCTAGTCCAATATCCACTTGTCCACCAGAATTACTTAATCATCCGGATGCGCAACATAAACCAGGCACAGTTGTTACTAAAAAACGtcgggaagaaaaaatatttgcataa
- the LOC124430201 gene encoding histone-lysine N-methyltransferase SETMAR-like, with protein MNSQKKHLRHVMLHCFKKGSSAKDTADEICTVYGSGTTTIRTVRNWFKKFRTGNFDLRDEDRSGRPATTDTDLIKSMLAKNPRYSVREIVDATNIPRTTVHNHLIKMGYENRPSSVAKPGLHPKKIFLCIWWDWKASIAEKWPELMNWHGVIFHHDNARPHVALAIRQKLLQFDWDVLPHLPYSSDLAPFDYYLFLSLKNSLRDKCHKFESEIKKHLDEYFASLNNFEKRA; from the exons ATGAATAGCCAAAAGAAGCATTTGCGGCATGTTATGCTTCATTGTTTTAAAAAAGGTAGTAGTGCAAAGGACACTGCAGATGAGATTTGCACCGTTTATGGGAGTGGTACCACGACTATTAGAACCGTCCGCAATTGGTTTAAGAAATTTAGAACTGGCAATTTTGATTTGAGAGATGAAGACCGTAGCGGCCGCCCAGCAACGACGGATACGGATCTCATCAAGAGTATGCTAGCTAAAAATCCGCGATATAGTGTGCGCGAGATAGTGGATGCCACTAACATTCCCAGGACAACAGTACATAATCATTTAATCAAGATGGGATAT GAAAATCGACCTTCATCTGTTGCGAAGCCAGGACTTCAtccgaagaaaatttttttgtgTATTTGGTGGGACTGGAAAG CCTCCATAGCCGAAAAATGGCCAGAATTGATGAACTGGCATGGTGTTATTTTTCATCACGACAATGCAAGACCACATGTTGCGTTGGCCATAAGACAGAAACTCTTACAGTTTGATTGGGATGTTCTACCTCATCTTCCGTACTCCTCAGACCTTGCCCCATTCGATTATTACTTGTTTCTCTCGTTAAAAAATTCTCTCCGCGATAAATGTCACAAATTCGAAagcgaaataaaaaagcaTCTCGATGAATATTTTGCAAGTCTCAACAATTTTGAAAAGAGGGCATAA